A region of Thermoleophilaceae bacterium DNA encodes the following proteins:
- a CDS encoding cytochrome P450: MATPAAHIELDRIDLSDLHLYADGPPWGLFARLRQAAPVHWNQLPDAPGFWSLTRHADIRAANLDWETYSSGLGGVFLREDQVLPWEAAQLAIINQDPPRHTKLRDIVQKVFTPRVIREREAHICELTTELIDGLIERGECDFVQDFARNLPLTVIAEMGGVPAADHQQIIQWTEPMSAFDDPRFSTSLDHRVQALGELSQYLLALVADRRENPREDLISHLTRAEVDGEGLSDLEIVIFFAFLMDAGNQTTRNTTAGAMLALMEHPEERRKLIEDPSLIGDAVEEFLRWHSAILQMRRTATRDVELHGVRIEEGQKVVLWYASGNRDPDVFSEPDRFNVTRSDAGKHQAFGGGGRHFCLGNQLARLELRVIFEELLRRIPDMELAGPVDRMRSNFFHGIVGMPVTFTPGKRS, translated from the coding sequence ATGGCCACTCCAGCAGCCCACATCGAGCTCGATCGCATCGACCTGAGCGACCTCCACCTCTACGCCGACGGCCCGCCTTGGGGCTTGTTCGCGCGCCTGCGCCAGGCGGCCCCGGTGCACTGGAACCAGCTGCCCGACGCTCCCGGCTTCTGGTCGCTCACCCGGCACGCCGACATCCGCGCCGCGAACCTCGACTGGGAGACTTACTCCTCGGGGCTCGGCGGAGTGTTCCTGCGTGAGGACCAAGTGCTGCCCTGGGAGGCCGCGCAGCTGGCCATCATCAACCAGGATCCGCCCCGTCACACCAAGCTGCGCGACATCGTGCAGAAGGTGTTCACGCCGCGCGTGATTCGCGAGCGGGAGGCGCACATCTGCGAGCTGACCACCGAGCTGATCGACGGCCTGATCGAGCGTGGAGAGTGCGACTTCGTGCAGGACTTCGCCCGCAACCTGCCACTCACGGTGATCGCCGAGATGGGCGGTGTGCCCGCAGCGGACCACCAGCAGATCATTCAGTGGACTGAGCCGATGTCGGCTTTCGACGACCCCCGCTTCAGCACCTCGCTGGACCATCGCGTCCAGGCACTCGGGGAGCTGAGCCAGTACCTGCTCGCACTCGTGGCCGACCGGCGGGAAAACCCGCGCGAGGACCTGATCTCGCACCTCACCCGGGCCGAGGTGGACGGCGAGGGGCTGAGCGACCTCGAGATCGTGATCTTCTTCGCCTTCCTAATGGACGCCGGTAACCAGACGACCCGCAACACCACCGCGGGGGCGATGCTCGCGCTGATGGAGCACCCCGAGGAGCGCCGGAAGCTGATCGAGGACCCGTCGCTGATCGGCGACGCCGTGGAGGAGTTCCTCCGGTGGCACAGCGCCATCCTCCAGATGCGCCGGACCGCCACACGCGACGTGGAGCTGCACGGGGTCAGGATCGAGGAGGGCCAGAAGGTCGTCCTCTGGTACGCCTCGGGAAACCGCGACCCCGATGTGTTCTCGGAGCCTGACCGGTTCAACGTGACCCGCAGCGACGCCGGTAAGCACCAGGCCTTCGGTGGCGGTGGTCGCCACTTCTGCCTGGGCAACCAGCTGGCCCGGCTCGAACTGCGGGTGATCTTTGAGGAGCTGCTGCGCCGGATCCCCGACATGGAGCTGGCCGGCCCCGTCGACCGCATGCGTTCCAACTTCTTTCACGGGATCGTGGGAATGCCCGTGACATTCACGCCGGGCAAGCGAAGCTGA
- a CDS encoding FAD-dependent oxidoreductase codes for MRTATTDPDDELTIEEWTRRHTGSRTVQTLIETVARNVFTANANEVPAALFFTNVREGAAYNHFGFAPRGNIEIAERIAAAIVEHGGEVRTGWEVSRIEIEDGLAVAIRATAPDGQEVRLEASAVVSNAGPTKTAEMVLGTPVEEAFRERVADVLPTSMLALSLSTTEDFLADCPGMLNFTDTDRLCSIANLTALCPELAPEGRTLYDAFSVAAVGGRRIRRGRRAGPPGGRPAQDAALVRQGRGRPLQGDARRQPRAALRPSNNPSVATPVPNMVDVGDGVRPGALIGTSACAMTAAEAVELLERASVGA; via the coding sequence CTGCGCACCGCCACCACCGATCCGGACGACGAGCTGACGATCGAGGAGTGGACCCGCCGGCACACCGGGAGCCGAACCGTCCAGACCCTCATCGAGACGGTGGCCCGCAACGTCTTCACGGCCAACGCGAACGAGGTGCCCGCGGCCCTCTTCTTCACGAACGTGCGCGAGGGCGCCGCGTACAACCACTTCGGTTTCGCGCCGCGCGGCAACATCGAGATCGCCGAGCGCATCGCGGCCGCCATCGTGGAGCACGGCGGCGAGGTTCGGACCGGCTGGGAGGTCAGCCGGATCGAGATCGAGGACGGGCTTGCGGTCGCCATCCGCGCCACCGCGCCCGACGGGCAGGAGGTGCGGCTCGAGGCGAGCGCCGTGGTCTCGAACGCCGGCCCGACGAAGACCGCGGAGATGGTGCTCGGCACCCCGGTGGAGGAGGCCTTCCGGGAGCGGGTCGCCGACGTCCTGCCGACCTCCATGCTGGCGCTTTCCCTCTCCACGACCGAGGACTTCCTCGCCGACTGCCCGGGAATGCTGAACTTCACCGACACCGATCGCCTCTGCTCGATCGCAAACCTGACGGCGCTCTGTCCCGAGCTCGCGCCCGAGGGGCGGACGCTCTACGACGCCTTTTCCGTGGCGGCCGTCGGTGGGCGGCGGATTCGACGTGGACGACGAGCGGGCCCGCCTGGAGGCCGACCTGCGCAAGATGCTGCCTTGGTTCGACAAGGCCGAGGTCGTCCACTTCAAGGCGATGCGCGGCGACAACCCCGCGCTGCGCTGCGGCCCTCGAACAACCCGTCGGTGGCCACGCCGGTGCCGAACATGGTGGACGTGGGGGACGGCGTGCGGCCCGGCGCGCTGATCGGGACGAGCGCCTGCGCGATGACCGCCGCCGAGGCGGTCGAGCTGCTCGAGCGCGCCTCGGTCGGCGCCTAG